aattttttcagcCACATATTCacataaaagttttttaaagcaTGTGGCAGCTGTGCTTTGCATTAGTAGAGGCCGTACGTACCACACTGATGGAATCATGGGTCTCTGATGCACAGTATATCACAACGGGACTTATGGTACTTTtcaaatataaagtgctttatttaACGTTCTTAttagagcctcacaacaatccttaaCACTAGAATCAGGTTTATCAGTTAATGCAAAAAtttgattataattttattttgaaataaaattttcagcCTACTCTTTGCTTTATGAACAGTAATGACAACAAAACACACTGCATTAATTGATGCAGCATGGTCCTTCAAGGTATTCTTAAATCCCAGTTCTTCTTGAAAGCAGTATAGCAGGTAAAATGCAGGGAGTGGAATGAAAGGGTACAATTTCACTAATTATTCTGACACATTCCCCTTTTGTTGTACAGCCTTTAAGGGGAGTTGGAGGTTTCTGCTATATAAGGTAGACAGGAAAATGACTAATTCAcatatgactaaaatgactagttcacaaattatccattttagtGGACCTAGTTTCATAACAAGAACAATTCCCTGAAATCCAGAACACCAAGTGTCTGCAGCTATTTAAGACTACTCAGTGCAAGATAGAttgctttaaagaaaaatcagGGGGAAAAGCATCTAATTCTGCATAGAGGTTCTTCtggcaataataatagctaaggtttacaaagcatatatttttacatttatctagcaatttaatttttatatctaAAGTACAATTTTCCCTCAGAGCCCAAAGCTTTCTGATTATTCAGTCTGTATATATCATGTTTatttatcttctttggtcctcacaacaactctgggagttaggtgctattacaatctatattttgcagatgaggaaactgagactgaaaaagATTAAGCAACTGgctcaggatctcacagctaagtatctaaggcaggatctgaagTTGAGATGCtgactcactgcaccacccagctgcaaaGTGGTAACTTACGTATGTGTTGACATGAACAACATTCAAAACAAATGCCAGGGTCAAATTCTCTTTTACTACTTtgtgactgtttttttttctaattgtcaTCTATTAATGTTAAAAGGCCCCTGGGCCACATGACTCTACACTGTTAGAAATTCAATTCCAGGTAAAACCAGATAGGTTTATCATCCCTTTAATTTCAGGATTTCTATAAATGATGCTCAATGGCACCGTATTGCCACAGCTACTACTGAAAAAACGCTTCCAAGTTTACCTGAATAAAGAAACACAACAGCAGCTGGGCCTCGATCCACCAAAAAACTTAATGAAACTAAGGCAGCATCCTGAAATGTTTACATTCCAAGGTGCTCTATTGGAAGTCAGTGCAAACATTACcaggaactattttttaaatgttccaaaacaaaactaatgaGTGTCACTAAAGTGTGACTGCTAATTTGGTTCCTGATTATATGGTGTCGAGCCTCAAATTTGCCTTCATTAATCATAGAAGTGCAGCTGTTCTGCAGAAACAATATTCCACATTTAGCCACAGGCAGTCTGCCAAGTAAGAGAGAAGATAGGATTTCTAAGAGTGAGCTTCAATCACTGGTTTTTATGAACTCACTCAGAGATCAGtggtcccctcctcctccccctcaaacCTGCTTTTGCAGACTCATCAATCTCCTCTCACTGAGTAACCTGGTGATTCTATTTGAGGATCAGTCAGTTTCTTTGAGTTTTACTGACATTATAGGAGGTACAGACATTCACTTTATCACAGAGTGTAAGAATCAGAGAGGagctcagagattatctagtccaaccacctcattttactgatagggAAAAGAGGCCAGAGATGGTGACTTGTTCTAGGTCACAACCTGGGTACTCAACTTAGCTATGCCACTGGATCCCAGTCTGACAGTCTTTGGGCATGTGTGTTTCTTTTATACCAAACCCAAAGTAGTCACTGTCAAGTGCAGATTTGTTTTTCAAGTACAGCTGCTTAAAACCAGGGATGGTAATGAgtggtttacacacacacacacacacacacacacacacacacacacacactctctctctctctctctctctctctctctctctctctctccaaaatgcTTAAGACTTAAGAGACAGGTTTGTATGCTATGTTTATGAATCAAGGCTTGCTCCCTGGAGCCTTAAAAAAACCCACCTTCCGAAAGTATCTAACCACTAGAGGCAGGGAAAATAACGTGATGCTAATTCTTACTGGGGCAAACAGTTTGTGAATAGCATAGGCCACCACAAATGTACTAGTGCCGGCGACAATCTTAGAGTTGTGGAGTGATTCTGCAAACCCGAGtttgaagagaaaggaagatacgTCCAcaccactggaaaagaaaaagataagaaatgTAATTATCACAACAGGGCCCTTCAATCCTTGGGAATTAATACTCATTATTAGAAGCTACTTAACTGTGAGAGAAAGAATTTCCTGTAGTGGCAAGGGTTGAGAAGAGCCAGCTGAGCAAAAACTAAGCTAGTCAGCATGAATTCAGTTTTTATTCATATGCTTATGTGAGAGGGACTGTCACTTTAACAGGACAAATCAATACAGTAAGTTTCAGGTACAAAGCACCTTGATTTACATTATCCCACTTATTCTCCACAATAACCCTCTGAGGAAGACAGTACAAGGATATTATCCTGGCTTAtaattgaggaaagtgagattcaAGTGAAGTACTTCTCTCTAGATCTTATAGCCACAGATTGGAAGTTAAGAGAAGCATTAGAGGGGGAATATGAAAAAGTGCACATCTGGAAGTGGAGAGCAAACATGTGGATGGAAGTTGGTTGGGTGGAGGGGTCgtctgggggcagggggaaggaaggtGTATATCTTGTGCTGTGTCGAGCCCACATCTGGTGGGAACGTGGAAAgcatattggacttggagttagagaacctgggttcaaattatggcTGGTTCTACTTCCTATGTTACCCTGGGCCAAGTCAGTATCCTgaggtctcaatttccttctctgtaaaatgaaggaaataatctGGATGATTTTAAAGCTTCTTTCAACTAatactgatgatggtggtgatgacagcagcttacatatgtacacacacacacacacacacatatatatatatatgtatatatatatacacacacacacacacacacacacacacatatcttttaagatttgcaaaatactttaaatatattatttcatttgatcctcacaacaaccatgtgagataaatgttattattagtcagtcaataaacatttgttaagcactcactgagcaaagcactggggatatgaagaaaagacaaaaacacgGTCCCCGcctctcaaggaggtcacattctaatgggggaaacaacatgtaaacaatcatatacattatacatacacacacacacacacgtgtgtgtgtgtgtgtgtgtatgtataaaatatttaagaatgaTAAATAGTATATAAAAAATAAGTAAGAATCTTAAATTGTAGGATCCTATATAAGACTTACACTCACGTcccatgctctttctactatattggAAACAGTCAGTATGCTGCCAAAAAACTGACAAAAGTCACTGATagctttaaataatttaataatttagacAGCAGTCCTCATTGGAAACATTTCTGGGGGTgagagtgggaggggaaggagtgggTGGAACCAGGCCTGAGATTTCGGTGGTTATGAAATTCCGTTTAACACCTTTTCTGTGATTTATGATCTCAGAGAATCTCCTGGGAGTAGgtcagaggttaagcaacttgtgaAGGGCCTCAGAAGTACATGCATCAGAGAtgggaacttgaacccaggttgtcctgactccataGTCAGCTCACTATCCATTTGTCTCTCTTTCATGATGAAATTCTTAAAGACCAAAGAGCCATACCTTGAAACAACCAAGTAGAATATTCCCAAAGATATTAATGAGATGCCAATATGCAATGAAACAGCCACGGCTCCATATTCTTTAAACACCTTTTTCAGCTGCTGCTGTTTGCTTTGTTTGCTCTCCTCCAGAACGCTGGAGTCTCTGAGtgctctctctgttttctttagGTCCTGTACGCAAATAGGAGAAAGGTTAGAAATTTAGAACAGGTATAAGAATAGTAATGTCTGACTCTGTAGAGAGGGCTTTTggacacattatctcatttgattcttgcaaaAATTCTAAGTATCAGAGCAGGAATATTGAGGAAAAACCCTGGACTGGGAGTCCTAGATTAGGTTCTAGTCCCATTTCtgctaatttaataataatatctaacatttatatagagcttatcatgtgccaggtactgtgttaagcactttaatagtaataaaaatagctaacatttatatggagcTTACTAggtggcaggcattgtgctaagcactttccaagtattatctcatttgatcctcagaacaaccttgggaagtaggtgctattattatccacattttaaagatgaggaaactgaggcaaatagaagttaagtgacttgcccagggtcacacagctatttagtgtTTCTGGCTagatttgatctcaagtcttcctgactccaggtctagtgctctatccatcatgccacatGAAGCCACCTAGCCTATGGCATGTACCCCAAAAAAGTCAAAGCTAGAAAGAAATTTtccatatatactaaaatattcagAGAAATACTTTCTGTGGTagtaaaaaaatagaaacaaaatagatacccATTAAGtgggaaatgattaaacaaactgtggtatgtgaatgtaatggaatattgctgttaTAAGATATGATGATCtcaaagaagaatgggaagattggcataaattgatgcaaagtcaaactagcagaaccaggaaaacaatgtatacaatgtaAGTGAAAAGAACAAAACCCCCAAGCTGAATGCTATATAGTATCATGGTCCAGTCTGATCACTAAGAATGccactgtctctcttctctgaagAAGTGGGAGGCTAGGGTTGTATATCACTGTCAGACTTGGgaaattctttccctttcacccactttcttttttattctttgttccaaGGTATAGCTTcatagggaggaggaaaaggaaaagatatatttggaaataaaggtgatgaaaacaaaagatgacaaTACCTTATTGAAGAAAGAAAtctaatttatgtatttatacttAGGACATCCCAAAAAGCCGAGGAAGCGAAGAAAATAACAAACTGAGAGGTGAAATATAGAATGCATTTGTTGTCAAAATATGTACGAACTTTACTGTGATTGGGTTACTCTCTTTAGATGCCTTTTGTTCCACTGACTTGCTTGCTATTTCTACCATACAACAccctctctctgtgcctttgcattggccatcCTCAATGCCTAGAATTCACCCCTCATTTTTATCTCCAAgaatcccaggcttccttcaacatccagctcaaatgtcaccttctataggaggcctttcctggtcgcTCCTCAGGACCCAAAGCTGGTGATGCCCTGCCTCAGATTTatttccatttactctgtatgtataataataataacaacaaaaacaacaaactgggaagtaggtgcttgtgtgtgtgtgggggggggttggtttttttttggagggggggaaggcagggcaattggggttaagtgacttgcccaaggtcacacagctagtaagtgtgtcaagtatctgaggctggatttgaactcaggtccttctgactccaaggctggtggtctactcactgtaccacctagctgccccagtacacgctattattatcctcatttcacaaatgaagaaattgagacagagaggggttatgtgatttgtccagggtcactcagctagtcagccaggaactcagttcttcctaactccagggccagcaccctATCTGTTGCACCACCTATCTATaggtatcttgtatgtacctagttatttacaggctgtctcttccattagaatgtgggctccCTGAGGGCTCTGAacaattttcccctttctttgtatccccagagtttaccacagtgcctgctaagaactttaaaaatgtttgttgattgagttaAGTATCTATAAGAgcataggattttagagttggaagggctccTGAGACATCATCTactcccatttcctcattttacaaagtaaGAAACTACTTTTTGACTTCTCCCAAAACGAAAAGGTTTGTAAGAGACCATACTGAAACTAGAATCCCGAtctactgactccaaatccagtgaggCTGctggtggtgtggtggatagataactgggctggagtcaggaagacccgagatCAAATCCAGTCTGAGATACTTGataactgtgagaccctgggaagATCACTTAagctctttctgtctcagtttcctcatctgtaaaacggagagaacattagcacctacctcccagagttgttatgaggatcaaaatgagataaatttCTAAAAAAGTCATaagcaatgcctggcacatagtattctgctccccagtgttctttccactctagGCTGCTGTTCTTCGATAGAGGGCAACAATTTCTTGAAGTCTAAGAGACCCTCGAGATAGGTGCCAATTGACCATTAGCACAGCCGTTCCTTTTGTTTGTGGACTTTGCTACCAAAGCAGTGACAGTGTTTTCCCTAATGCTATTGTGCTCTTTCCAGCTGCCTCTATTGTGGCTCAACGGGATTGACTTTAAAAGTAGCTGGTGGGAAGGAGAAGTCGAACAAACAGTAGTGTCAGGGCTCCTTTGGGGAGGACACCCAGATACCTGAGGGAGAACTCTCACAAAGGCAAGTTtctacatttatacatatatatatacactaacaGTGAATGATGCTAGGTGGTAcacaggacttgaaaccagaaaAGACTCCTCTTACTGCtctccaatctggcctcagacacttactagctatgtgaccctgggcaagtcacttaaccctgtttgccacggttttttcacctgtaaaatgaattggagaaggaaagggtaacctgctccagtatctttgccaagaaaaccccaattggggtcacaagagttagacacaactgaaataaatgaCCAACAACAGTGAATGACAACAGGACAGAGTCAATGCTTCCAAagtttttcttccccagctctgtCAGTCAATTACACTGGATACTTGATTTCTGGTCTGTGACCCCAGAAGGGCCTTTTTTGCATTTATAGGACAGGGCTGTGGGGACCTGGAATTGGGATCCTGAAGTGGCGAGGTGGGAGTGAGAAACTGACCAGAGATTTTAAGTTTCACTGTAACCCTCGCCTCAGTCAGGAAAGATAGCTATTTCAAGTTTTCCACAGATATAAGTAAATATCACCTGAGACTCAGTGGGGCCAAAAGTACCACCAGGATTACTTTGGCACCTCCTATTCAGAACAGGAAAAGTACAGATCTGAGGATGGGTAAGGAGAAGAGAATTGAACAATACAGAACAGCACAAGGAAGAGAATACATGTACTATGGTAAGAAGATGTCTCAGGTCTTGCGCAGGGTGCAGAAACAGTCCAACTGGCAGCTTTGTAACTCAGTTCTGGGCCATAGATCCAGGGCAGACTGAGGAGGGGACCTGTGCCTAAGGAGTGACAGTGGTTTTCAAGCTGTATAATGAGTAAAGAATGAGTTCCTGTTGTGCCTCTGGCCCTAGGAACTGGTTTGAATCCCAAAACAAAGGGAAGCCtgcagttctgtcactctgaactaGCAGAGATGTCCCTCTGGTTGATGGTGGCTCCAGAAGCAGTCTACTGGAACTCTAACCAGGACAAGTCCAAAGGCACATTGCTCAGACAACCCAGGTCTTAGCACTCACacaaggaggtaaaaaaaaaatcagactttgccctggaggTTCCCCAGACTGGGCTGTCTCTGAGATCCTTGAATAAAATAATGCTAAAACCCCaaagaaagcagcagcaggaacaGCCCAGACATTCTCTACAGAAGTGCTCACAGCCTGGCTCTAACATAAAAGTTAGAcatcaagaaatagaaaataaagaaacaaacaaaaaagaatcccacaGTAAAGATCTATGGTGATAGGGATGCTTAAGACTCAAACCCAGAaggagagaatgactccaaaatatctacaaacaaagcctcaagtAAAAACATTACTTGGGCACAAATTCAGCTAAAATTtctggaagagataaagcaagggttaagaaaaaatttttaaaaaatgtttttataaagaaaatttatAGGGCTAGAATAAAGtaatatggaagaaagaattggaaatagaattaatagcttggcacaagaggtctAAAATTTTAcctaagcaacaaactccctgaattTAAAATGAACCAAATGGAAACCAATGACTCCATTAGGCATcaaaaaatactaaaacaaagtcTAAAGACTGAaagaatagaagacaatgtaGGGTATCTTATggcaaaaataactgacctagaaaagaatttaaggaaagataatttaagaaactttggacaacctgaaagccatgactaaaaaaaaaaaagaccccagatatttcaagaaatcataaaagaaaactgcccagatctcttataCCCACTGGGCAAAGTAGAAACacaaagaatccaccagtcacttcTAAAAATAAACTCATAAACGAAAGTTCAAACATACTACAGccaaaaatccagagcttccaggtcaaagaaataAACTAGAcagcaagaagccagaaagaattcaaatactaaGGAGCACCAGTAAGAATCACACATGATTTAACAGCTACCAGTATAAAGAAGCAGAGAGGTTAGAATACAACATTCCAGGAAATAGagcggatgcccatcaatttggaaatggttgaacaattatggtatatgaatgtgattgaacattattgtgctctaagaaatgatgctggggatggtttcagaaaaacttgggaagacttgtataatctgatgcaaaatgaagggagTAGAAATAGGAGAACAATCTATTACAATCACAGTCAttctgtcaataaatatttattaggagcCTATTACTTGCCAGAcagtgtgctaaacactggggatatgaaaagagacaaaagacagtccatgcttTCAATGATCTCACAacccaatgggagagacaaacaAGTAAACCAATCCGTACAAATAAGCTAAGTACAGTATAAATAAGAAGCAATCAAGAGAGGAAGGAACTAGAATAAAGAGGGGttgagaaaagcttcctgtagaagaaagGATTTTACCTCAGAACAGCAGGAAGTTAGGGAAGCCAGgcggtagagatgaggagggagaacattccaggtatggaggacagccagagaaaatgcccaaagccaAGAGAGGGAGTATCTTGTTTCTGTAGTAGCAAGGAGGCCGGGGTCATCAGACAGAAGAGTTCCTTGGGGAGTGTGAGAAGAAGGGATGTTGATATAAGGTGTGAGAAAACTGTTAAGGTGGGAGGCACTAGATTATAAAGGGGCTTGAACATAAaacaggatttcatatttgatgctggaggtgaTAGCCACTGGAGTTTGGATGGAGTTTGAGAAATGAATGGGGAGATGACATGGCCAGactgttttagaaaaatcattctGGTGGCTAAATCGAAGATGGATtggactggggagagacttg
This region of Trichosurus vulpecula isolate mTriVul1 chromosome 3, mTriVul1.pri, whole genome shotgun sequence genomic DNA includes:
- the FAM210B gene encoding protein FAM210B, mitochondrial; the protein is MVWQLAAVAGRGAAGLRLRLGPLLGRPLGPAAPLAPRFLLLLRPSPMHAQVSFLGTGGSGGGSSRSSSSGGGGGGGGGGGSSSPSSSSSSSLVDSSNSGSAGPQDLKKTERALRDSSVLEESKQSKQQQLKKVFKEYGAVAVSLHIGISLISLGIFYLVVSSGVDVSSFLFKLGFAESLHNSKIVAGTSTFVVAYAIHKLFAPVRISITLFSLPLVVRYFRKVGFFKAPGSKP